The following are encoded together in the Campylobacter concisus genome:
- the ilvN gene encoding acetolactate synthase small subunit: MRRTISVIVLNEHGVLARISGLFAGRGYNIDTLTVAPIPESNFSRLSIVTSGDERVLEQIVKQLHKLIPTYKVIESGEFVEKEMALVKIPLGENFAGLEAILKAYNGIVTNTNENYIVVMVADDASRIESFLKSIKKFNPVDVVRGGSVIMDI, from the coding sequence ATCAGAAGAACGATTTCGGTTATAGTTTTAAATGAACACGGCGTTTTAGCTAGAATTTCTGGGCTTTTTGCGGGCAGGGGCTACAACATCGATACGCTCACCGTTGCTCCGATACCTGAGAGTAACTTCTCAAGGCTAAGTATCGTAACAAGTGGCGACGAGAGAGTTTTAGAGCAGATCGTAAAACAGCTTCACAAGCTCATACCAACGTATAAGGTCATAGAAAGTGGCGAATTTGTCGAAAAAGAGATGGCTCTTGTGAAAATTCCGCTTGGTGAAAATTTTGCTGGCCTTGAAGCGATACTAAAAGCATACAACGGTATCGTGACAAACACAAATGAAAACTACATCGTTGTCATGGTGGCTGACGATGCGAGTAGGATCGAGAGCTTTTTAAAATCAATAAAGAAATTTAACCCAGTTGACGTCGTGCGCGGCGGATCTGTGATAATGGATATATGA
- the lpxD gene encoding UDP-3-O-(3-hydroxymyristoyl)glucosamine N-acyltransferase translates to MKLSEIASKVNATFSGEDIEIFALNSLKNANKAELTYCDGEKNAKFISTSNAGAILVTKSLLDLVPAGMVALVCDNPHLAFALLSKDYAKPLFCEPKPSNIAKSAKIMPNVYIGSNVSIGENTIVMAGAFLGDNVTIGKNCIIHPNVVIYNDCVIGNECHLLANCVIGSDGFGYAHTKTGEHVKIYHNGNVVLGDYIEIGACTTIDRGVFESTVIANYTKIDNLVQIGHNCELGNGCLIVSQTGLAGSTVLGRNVVMGGQSGSAGHVKVGDFAQIAARGGVSKDLPGGKKYAGAYPIMELSDQFKLQAKILRFFKKN, encoded by the coding sequence ATGAAACTAAGTGAAATAGCCTCAAAAGTAAATGCTACTTTTAGCGGAGAAGATATAGAAATTTTTGCCTTAAATTCTTTAAAAAATGCAAATAAAGCTGAGCTAACATATTGCGACGGCGAGAAGAATGCAAAATTTATAAGCACATCAAACGCTGGAGCCATATTGGTGACAAAATCGCTTTTAGACTTGGTGCCAGCTGGTATGGTCGCACTTGTGTGTGATAACCCGCACCTTGCATTTGCCTTGCTTAGTAAAGATTATGCTAAGCCACTTTTTTGTGAGCCAAAGCCATCAAATATCGCCAAGAGTGCAAAGATAATGCCAAATGTCTATATCGGCTCAAATGTGAGCATTGGTGAAAATACGATAGTCATGGCTGGAGCATTTTTGGGCGATAATGTGACTATCGGCAAAAACTGCATCATCCACCCAAACGTAGTCATTTATAACGACTGCGTCATCGGTAACGAGTGTCATCTGCTGGCAAACTGTGTGATCGGAAGCGATGGCTTTGGTTATGCACATACAAAAACTGGCGAGCATGTAAAAATTTATCATAATGGCAATGTTGTTTTAGGCGATTATATCGAGATCGGTGCTTGCACGACGATAGATCGTGGTGTTTTTGAAAGCACAGTGATCGCAAACTACACAAAGATAGATAATCTTGTTCAAATAGGCCATAACTGCGAGCTTGGAAATGGCTGCCTAATCGTCTCACAAACTGGCCTTGCTGGCTCAACAGTACTAGGTAGAAACGTCGTAATGGGCGGACAAAGCGGCTCAGCTGGTCATGTAAAAGTGGGCGACTTCGCGCAGATCGCTGCACGTGGTGGCGTTAGCAAAGACCTGCCTGGTGGCAAAAAATACGCTGGAGCTTATCCGATAATGGAGCTTTCAGATCAGTTTAAACTCCAAGCAAAAATTTTGAGATTTTTTAAGAAAAATTGA
- a CDS encoding acetate kinase, translated as MRILVLNSGSSSIKFQLFAMDTKTSLASGLVEQIGSSSSRAVLKANGETYEIKRFIKDHHDGLEAMNELFVTSHTLHDLSELDGIGHRIVHGGESFFSSMIVDESVIKKIEEISPLAPLHNPGHLAGIKNAMKESKNVPHVVVFDTVFHQSMPEYAYRYALPYDVCKTHHIRKYGFHGTSHRYVCKQAAKMLGIEFDKFNAISLHLGNGASACAVQNGKSIDTSMGLSPLEGLIMGTRSGDMDPAVVIYLLNIGVLKWNEIDNFLNKKSGLFGICGSSDMREVVAKMQNDERAKLAFEMFCYRVKKYIGSYYAILGRVDALIFTGGIGENAPNTRQKICDELKHLGIHINHDLNFQDMRGERCIDGDDAKIKTLIIPTNEELEIAIETARVIKENKAK; from the coding sequence ATGAGAATTTTGGTTTTAAACTCGGGTAGTAGCTCAATAAAATTTCAACTTTTTGCAATGGATACCAAAACCAGTCTAGCAAGCGGTCTAGTCGAGCAAATCGGTAGCTCCAGCTCAAGAGCGGTACTAAAAGCGAATGGTGAAACCTACGAGATAAAACGCTTCATAAAAGACCACCATGACGGACTTGAGGCGATGAACGAGCTCTTTGTCACTTCACACACCTTGCACGATCTAAGCGAGCTTGATGGTATCGGACACAGGATAGTTCACGGCGGCGAGAGCTTTTTTAGCTCGATGATCGTTGATGAGAGCGTCATCAAAAAGATCGAGGAGATAAGTCCACTTGCCCCTCTTCATAACCCAGGGCACCTTGCTGGCATTAAAAACGCAATGAAAGAGAGCAAAAATGTGCCTCACGTGGTCGTTTTTGACACGGTATTTCATCAAAGCATGCCAGAGTACGCCTACCGCTACGCTCTACCTTATGACGTTTGCAAGACTCATCATATCAGAAAATACGGCTTTCACGGCACATCGCATAGATACGTCTGCAAGCAAGCGGCCAAAATGCTTGGCATAGAATTTGATAAATTTAACGCTATCTCACTTCATCTAGGTAACGGCGCCTCAGCCTGTGCAGTACAAAATGGCAAAAGTATCGATACCTCGATGGGGCTTAGCCCACTTGAAGGGCTCATAATGGGCACAAGAAGTGGCGATATGGACCCAGCAGTAGTCATCTACTTGCTAAATATCGGTGTTTTAAAATGGAATGAGATTGACAACTTTTTAAACAAAAAAAGCGGACTTTTTGGAATTTGTGGCTCAAGCGACATGAGAGAGGTTGTGGCTAAAATGCAAAATGACGAGCGAGCAAAGCTTGCTTTTGAGATGTTTTGCTACCGAGTAAAAAAATATATTGGCTCATATTACGCCATTTTAGGACGCGTTGATGCGCTCATATTTACCGGTGGCATAGGAGAAAACGCACCAAATACAAGGCAAAAAATTTGTGACGAATTAAAGCATCTTGGCATTCACATAAATCACGATCTAAATTTCCAAGACATGCGAGGCGAGAGATGCATAGACGGGGATGACGCTAAGATAAAAACACTCATCATCCCAACAAATGAAGAGCTAGAAATCGCGATAGAAACGGCTAGAGTAATAAAAGAGAACAAAGCCAAATAA